A stretch of Parvimonas micra DNA encodes these proteins:
- the priA gene encoding primosomal protein N' — MLAEVVVKSFLLSRAENIFTYKIPKNIEEEISVGKRVIVPFGKGNKGTVGLVINILDEKDVETDIKFKEINMVIDEREIVSKTQIKLAKFMSEKYITNLSYCLNCVLPPGDWSKIEEFFVLNKEKSNVLSAVEAEFFSKRKNILEIREFYNYDNRVNYLIENEILVKKYKYNNSENKFLEKFVKLNEDFDFSKIRKNAVKQLELLNFLKGKDFVGVKNLRENNFTKTVIDSLISMDALFLTENKIYKNSIEETSSYKKLKLNKEQKEVLDNILSSKNNKFLIHGITGSGKTEIYLQLVEKMLEQGKSSIILVPEISLTPQTIERFSGRFGNDIAIIHSKLTMIEKLNQWKQIQDKDIKIVVGARSAIFSPIKNLGLVIIDEEHESSYISDQNPKYYTHEVAEYLVGLSGAKLVLGSATPSVNIYARTNSDDIKLLELKNRATKNSLPEVEIVDMREELLLGNKSILSNSLYEEIQKTLDRKEQVILFLNKRGRSSFVFCRSCGYVQKCDYCDISMTYHKDNRKDICICHMCGRTKPKPKICPNCFKQSIKEFGFGTEALEEYIKNAFKNAKVCRIDADTSKEKGVYEEVYRKMKNKEIDILIGTQMISKGLDFPNVTLVGVVLADISLNIPSFKSAEKTFQLLTQVAGRSGRGDREGKVIIQTYKPSHYSIVNSSDHNYEEFFKEEINFRRSFLYPPKAHIVNFQFRSKSVENCMEELKQIRDLIFDKFKKEINLKNIIILGPNPDAIKWVNMVYRYNLTIKVLEDYDVFRQFLTELIFNKKYSFNTEKNGKLILTID; from the coding sequence ATGTTAGCAGAAGTTGTTGTTAAGTCTTTTTTGCTATCAAGAGCTGAAAATATTTTTACTTATAAAATCCCTAAAAATATTGAAGAAGAAATTTCAGTAGGTAAGAGAGTAATTGTCCCTTTTGGTAAAGGAAATAAGGGCACGGTTGGACTTGTTATAAATATTTTAGATGAAAAAGATGTTGAAACAGATATAAAGTTCAAAGAAATTAATATGGTTATAGATGAAAGGGAAATTGTAAGTAAAACACAGATTAAACTTGCAAAGTTTATGAGTGAAAAATACATTACAAATCTTTCTTATTGTCTAAATTGTGTTTTGCCTCCCGGAGATTGGAGTAAAATTGAAGAATTTTTTGTTTTAAATAAAGAAAAATCCAATGTGCTTTCTGCTGTTGAGGCTGAATTTTTTTCAAAGAGAAAAAATATTTTGGAAATTAGAGAATTTTATAATTATGATAATAGAGTAAATTATCTAATTGAAAACGAAATTTTAGTAAAAAAGTATAAATATAACAACTCGGAAAATAAATTTTTAGAAAAATTTGTCAAACTAAATGAAGATTTTGATTTTTCAAAAATTCGTAAAAATGCAGTAAAACAATTAGAACTTTTAAATTTTTTAAAGGGAAAAGATTTTGTTGGAGTTAAAAATTTAAGAGAAAATAACTTTACAAAAACTGTAATAGATTCTTTAATTTCAATGGATGCACTTTTTTTAACTGAAAATAAAATTTATAAAAATTCTATTGAAGAAACAAGTAGCTATAAAAAATTAAAGTTAAATAAAGAACAAAAAGAAGTTTTAGACAATATTTTAAGTTCCAAAAATAATAAATTTTTAATTCATGGAATAACAGGAAGTGGGAAGACTGAAATTTATCTTCAACTTGTTGAAAAGATGTTGGAACAGGGAAAAAGCAGTATAATTTTAGTCCCTGAAATAAGTCTTACACCACAGACTATAGAGAGATTTTCAGGACGTTTTGGAAATGATATTGCAATTATTCACTCCAAACTTACTATGATTGAAAAATTAAATCAATGGAAACAAATTCAAGATAAGGATATAAAGATTGTTGTAGGAGCAAGATCTGCGATTTTTTCCCCAATCAAGAATTTAGGACTTGTAATAATTGATGAAGAGCATGAATCAAGCTATATAAGCGATCAAAATCCAAAATATTATACTCATGAAGTGGCAGAATATTTAGTCGGATTGTCAGGAGCAAAACTTGTCTTAGGCTCCGCAACTCCGTCTGTAAATATTTATGCAAGGACAAATAGTGATGACATTAAACTTTTGGAATTAAAAAACAGAGCTACAAAAAATTCTTTACCTGAAGTTGAAATTGTTGATATGCGTGAAGAATTGTTGCTTGGAAATAAGAGTATTTTAAGTAATAGTTTGTATGAAGAAATTCAAAAAACTTTGGACAGAAAAGAACAGGTAATTTTATTTTTAAATAAACGTGGAAGAAGTTCTTTTGTTTTTTGTCGAAGTTGCGGTTATGTTCAAAAATGCGATTATTGTGATATTTCTATGACTTATCATAAAGATAATAGGAAAGATATTTGTATTTGCCATATGTGCGGAAGAACTAAACCAAAACCTAAAATATGTCCAAATTGTTTTAAACAGTCCATAAAAGAATTCGGTTTTGGAACGGAAGCTTTAGAGGAATATATCAAAAATGCTTTTAAAAATGCTAAAGTTTGTAGAATTGATGCAGATACTTCAAAAGAAAAAGGAGTCTATGAAGAAGTTTATCGAAAGATGAAAAATAAAGAAATTGATATTTTAATCGGTACTCAGATGATTTCAAAAGGACTCGACTTTCCGAATGTAACTTTGGTAGGAGTTGTACTTGCAGATATAAGTTTGAATATTCCATCTTTTAAATCTGCTGAAAAAACTTTTCAACTTTTGACACAGGTTGCAGGTCGTTCAGGTCGTGGAGATAGAGAGGGAAAAGTAATAATTCAAACATATAAACCGAGTCATTACAGCATTGTTAATTCTTCGGATCATAATTATGAAGAGTTTTTTAAAGAGGAAATTAATTTTAGAAGAAGTTTTCTATATCCGCCGAAGGCTCATATCGTGAATTTTCAATTTAGAAGTAAAAGTGTTGAAAATTGTATGGAAGAATTAAAGCAGATAAGAGATTTAATTTTTGATAAATTTAAAAAAGAAATAAATTTAAAAAATATAATTATTCTGGGACCTAATCCTGATGCGATAAAATGGGTAAATATGGTGTATAGATATAATTTAACTATAAAAGTTTTAGAAGACTATGATGTCTTTAGACAATTTTTGACAGAATTAATTTTTAATAAAAAGTATTCATTTAATACCGAAAAAAATGGAAAATTAATTTTGACAATAGATTAA
- the def gene encoding peptide deformylase: protein MALRNVRIDGDPVLRKKARKVEVIDDKIKNLLEDMVETMYDSDGVGLACPQIGILKRLVTIDVGDENGLLKMINPEILESSGEQVGPEGCLSIPDVRGFVKRPEKVKFKYTDIDGNEQIIDATGLLAVCVCHEIDHLNGILFTDLALDGEEAEMYEKLYYGEEE from the coding sequence ATGGCATTAAGAAATGTTAGAATTGACGGCGATCCTGTTCTTAGAAAAAAGGCAAGGAAAGTCGAAGTTATAGATGATAAAATAAAAAATCTACTAGAGGATATGGTAGAAACTATGTATGATTCAGATGGAGTTGGACTTGCATGTCCTCAAATTGGAATTTTAAAAAGACTTGTAACGATAGATGTCGGAGATGAAAACGGATTACTTAAAATGATAAATCCTGAAATTTTAGAAAGTTCCGGAGAACAAGTTGGACCTGAAGGCTGTCTTTCAATTCCGGATGTGAGAGGTTTTGTAAAAAGACCTGAAAAAGTAAAATTCAAATATACAGATATTGATGGAAACGAACAAATTATTGATGCAACAGGACTTTTAGCTGTTTGTGTATGTCATGAAATAGATCACTTAAATGGAATTTTATTTACAGATTTAGCTTTAGATGGAGAAGAAGCTGAAATGTATGAAAAATTGTATTATGGTGAGGAAGAATAA
- the fmt gene encoding methionyl-tRNA formyltransferase, with protein MKKIIFMGTPDFAVPPLETLNENFEVSLVVSQKDKLRNRKKLLPTPVKQRALELGLEVITPDSVKSDEFFEIVKKINPDFIVVVAFGQIIDKRLIDFMQGKILNIHASILPELRGSAPINWAIVNGLEKTGVSIMSIDVGLDTGDVLDIEETEISDLDNAETLYERLSKMGSNLIVKTINDFENNYKNRVKQGDKFSYAPMIKKEMGKLDFNDTSRNIFNKIRGFYNWPSTFCEYMGENIKVHRAEISNENPNENVGTIFKVSDDAIFVKTMDGSIKLLEIQFSGKKRVLVKDYLRGNSIKVGEILR; from the coding sequence ATGAAAAAAATAATTTTTATGGGAACTCCTGATTTTGCAGTTCCGCCTTTAGAAACTTTAAATGAAAATTTTGAAGTTTCCTTAGTTGTTTCCCAAAAAGACAAACTCAGAAATAGAAAAAAATTATTACCGACTCCGGTAAAGCAAAGAGCATTAGAACTCGGTCTTGAAGTCATAACTCCCGATAGTGTAAAAAGTGATGAATTTTTTGAAATTGTAAAAAAAATAAATCCTGATTTTATTGTCGTGGTGGCATTTGGACAGATAATTGATAAAAGATTAATCGACTTTATGCAAGGAAAAATTTTAAATATTCACGCTTCAATTTTACCAGAACTTAGAGGTTCTGCACCGATAAATTGGGCTATTGTAAACGGTCTAGAAAAGACAGGTGTTAGTATTATGTCAATAGATGTTGGACTTGATACGGGAGATGTTTTGGACATTGAAGAAACTGAAATTTCTGATTTAGATAATGCTGAAACACTTTATGAAAGATTATCGAAAATGGGTTCAAATTTGATTGTTAAAACTATTAATGACTTTGAGAATAACTATAAAAACAGAGTTAAACAGGGGGATAAATTTTCCTATGCTCCTATGATTAAAAAGGAAATGGGGAAACTTGATTTTAACGATACTTCAAGAAATATTTTCAACAAAATTAGAGGTTTTTATAATTGGCCTAGCACATTTTGTGAATATATGGGAGAAAATATAAAAGTTCATAGAGCTGAAATTTCAAATGAAAATCCAAATGAAAATGTCGGAACAATCTTTAAAGTTTCGGATGATGCAATTTTTGTTAAAACTATGGATGGAAGTATAAAACTTTTAGAAATACAATTTTCAGGTAAAAAGAGAGTTTTAGTTAAAGACTATCTTCGTGGCAATTCTATAAAAGTTGGAGAAATTTTAAGATAA
- the rsmB gene encoding 16S rRNA (cytosine(967)-C(5))-methyltransferase RsmB gives MRKLAVEILCEIKDENSNSTNLLNKNTKNISDLDSKFLREVVYGTLENRIYLDYIIKKLCKLRIKKFNPYILNILRISIYQIIFMDKIPEFAIINEAVNLTKVFKLKKFSSFVNGSLRNFLRNKEDFMKIQVESEEEAISIKYSANTDIVKILLADYGREETIKILENSMSKPHFAIRISSFEKTEEKVVKDLEKDGYKLKKSEISKLTYFVENPTNILETESFKSGDFTVQDVGSILTGEILAPKENSKVLDICSAPGGKTCHLAFQMKNTGGIFANDIVRSKLKKIEENCKRLNVKNVKLLNFDASIYKEEYKEQFDYILCDVICSGIGVMDRKPEIKLFRSKETIDEIIKLQRKIFDNAVEYLKEKGEIVYSTCSVLKCENEENVKYFLEKHKNLKIKEVEFLGKSEKFIKLLPEKQKHNGFFIIKFVKEN, from the coding sequence ATGAGAAAACTTGCGGTTGAAATTCTTTGTGAAATAAAAGATGAAAATTCAAATTCAACAAATTTATTAAATAAAAACACAAAAAATATTTCTGATTTAGATAGTAAATTTTTAAGAGAAGTTGTATATGGCACTTTGGAAAACAGAATTTATCTTGATTATATAATCAAAAAGCTCTGTAAATTAAGAATAAAAAAGTTCAACCCATATATATTAAACATTCTAAGAATTTCTATCTATCAGATTATTTTTATGGATAAAATTCCTGAATTTGCAATAATAAATGAGGCAGTTAATCTTACAAAAGTTTTTAAACTTAAAAAATTTTCTTCTTTTGTTAATGGATCTTTAAGAAATTTTTTAAGAAATAAAGAAGATTTTATGAAGATTCAAGTTGAGAGTGAAGAGGAAGCTATTTCCATAAAATACTCTGCAAATACGGATATTGTAAAAATATTACTTGCAGATTATGGAAGGGAAGAGACTATAAAAATTCTTGAAAATTCTATGTCCAAACCTCATTTTGCAATAAGAATTTCATCTTTTGAGAAAACGGAAGAAAAAGTTGTTAAGGACTTGGAAAAAGACGGATACAAGCTTAAAAAATCTGAAATTTCAAAACTTACTTATTTTGTAGAAAATCCGACTAATATATTGGAAACTGAAAGTTTTAAAAGTGGAGATTTTACGGTTCAAGATGTTGGAAGTATCTTAACGGGAGAAATTTTAGCTCCAAAAGAAAATTCAAAAGTTTTAGATATCTGTTCTGCACCGGGTGGAAAAACTTGTCATCTAGCTTTTCAGATGAAAAATACAGGGGGAATTTTTGCAAATGATATTGTAAGGAGTAAATTAAAAAAGATAGAAGAAAATTGTAAAAGACTTAATGTAAAAAATGTAAAATTATTAAATTTTGACGCTTCAATTTACAAAGAGGAATACAAAGAACAATTCGACTATATACTTTGTGATGTGATTTGTTCAGGAATTGGGGTTATGGACAGAAAGCCCGAAATAAAATTATTCAGAAGCAAAGAAACTATTGATGAAATAATCAAATTGCAGAGAAAAATTTTTGACAATGCAGTAGAATATCTCAAAGAAAAAGGGGAGATAGTTTACAGCACTTGCTCTGTTTTGAAATGTGAAAATGAAGAAAATGTCAAATATTTTTTAGAAAAACATAAAAATTTAAAAATAAAAGAAGTTGAATTTTTAGGCAAATCAGAAAAATTTATAAAATTATTACCTGAAAAACAAAAACATAATGGATTTTTTATAATAAAATTTGTTAAAGAGAATTAA
- a CDS encoding EXLDI protein yields MEYKEIKLNVSNNKIREYKQFEGMKLYSDFFKSEDGRKLTNKRVYVTRKQNYVYYERTDVNWNYWSNKDSYNSDFIPDNVEHDIIFEISSELSTFSKHLGKELIEKIELKYKNGEILEILDI; encoded by the coding sequence ATGGAATATAAAGAAATAAAATTAAACGTTTCAAATAATAAAATCAGAGAATATAAGCAATTTGAAGGCATGAAATTATATTCTGATTTTTTCAAATCTGAAGACGGAAGAAAATTAACTAATAAAAGAGTATATGTTACAAGAAAACAAAATTATGTTTATTATGAAAGAACGGATGTAAATTGGAATTATTGGTCAAATAAAGATAGTTATAATTCAGATTTTATTCCAGATAATGTTGAACATGATATTATTTTTGAGATTTCTTCAGAACTAAGCACCTTTAGTAAACATTTAGGAAAAGAACTGATTGAAAAAATAGAGTTAAAATATAAAAATGGAGAGATTTTAGAAATATTAGACATTTAA
- a CDS encoding transposon-encoded TnpW family protein produces MEELKNRDRKGISTKRKIGKTTYEVVVHFNENATETMQDKLTRIMLMEFRRKSNEKKMILIKKSLTSCYRNDKL; encoded by the coding sequence ATGGAGGAACTGAAAAATAGAGATAGAAAAGGCATTAGTACAAAGAGAAAGATTGGAAAGACCACCTATGAGGTTGTTGTCCACTTCAATGAAAATGCGACTGAAACAATGCAAGATAAGCTGACAAGAATAATGTTGATGGAGTTTCGGAGAAAATCGAACGAAAAAAAGATGATTTTGATTAAAAAGTCCTTGACAAGTTGTTACAGGAATGATAAATTGTAA
- a CDS encoding DUF2087 domain-containing protein: MCFDERKYKEKEINEILKKYYADFCYLRRYMVDFKLLKRTDDGSEYFFDKSVLD, from the coding sequence ATTTGTTTTGATGAGAGAAAATATAAAGAAAAAGAAATTAATGAAATTTTAAAGAAATACTATGCAGATTTTTGCTATTTGAGAAGATATATGGTTGACTTCAAACTTTTAAAAAGGACTGATGATGGAAGCGAGTATTTCTTTGATAAGTCGGTATTAGATTGA
- a CDS encoding TIGR01212 family radical SAM protein (This family includes YhcC from E. coli K-12, an uncharacterized radical SAM protein.), translating to MQRYNDLSSYLKKKFGSRLLKLSIDGGFSCPNRKNGKKGCKFCSETGSGEFTTKRKSITEQLNAQINFLKEKDKSNGYIAYFQSYTNTFLPVKELRKMYYEAINFPNVKVLSIATRADCFNEDIYNLLAELNEKIEVWIELGLQSSNEKTRNNMNIGYSTKTFENCVKKLKELNIKTIFHIIFGLPNETAKDYKNTIDYVNSKKPWGIKIHSLYIQNDCELYEESLKNNFKVITWDEYIDALIMAIENLDKDIIIHRLTGDGDKEKLVAPLWSKDKIKTIGEISKILKQRNSYQGINYKKDKGAL from the coding sequence ATGCAAAGATATAATGATTTAAGTTCTTATCTAAAGAAAAAATTCGGCTCAAGACTTTTAAAACTCTCCATCGATGGAGGGTTTTCTTGTCCAAATAGAAAAAATGGAAAAAAAGGCTGCAAATTTTGCTCAGAAACTGGAAGTGGAGAATTTACCACAAAAAGAAAATCAATAACAGAACAATTAAATGCTCAAATTAATTTTTTAAAAGAAAAAGATAAAAGCAATGGTTATATTGCCTACTTTCAAAGCTATACAAATACTTTTTTACCTGTAAAAGAACTAAGGAAAATGTACTATGAGGCAATAAATTTTCCAAATGTCAAAGTGCTATCCATAGCTACAAGAGCAGACTGTTTCAATGAAGATATTTATAATTTACTTGCAGAACTGAATGAAAAAATTGAAGTCTGGATTGAGCTTGGATTACAAAGCTCAAATGAAAAAACAAGAAATAATATGAATATTGGATACAGTACAAAAACATTTGAAAATTGTGTGAAAAAGCTTAAGGAATTAAATATAAAAACTATCTTTCATATAATTTTCGGACTTCCAAATGAAACAGCAAAAGATTATAAAAATACAATTGATTATGTGAATAGCAAAAAGCCTTGGGGAATTAAAATTCACAGTCTTTATATTCAGAACGATTGTGAACTATATGAGGAATCCTTAAAAAATAATTTCAAAGTAATAACTTGGGATGAATATATAGATGCTTTGATTATGGCAATAGAAAATTTAGACAAAGACATAATTATTCACAGGCTCACAGGAGATGGTGACAAAGAAAAACTTGTTGCTCCCCTTTGGTCAAAAGATAAAATTAAAACAATTGGAGAAATTAGTAAAATTCTAAAACAAAGAAATTCATATCAAGGAATAAACTACAAAAAGGACAAAGGAGCTTTATAA
- a CDS encoding rod shape-determining protein, translating to MKYFRKTLAIDFGTSKVVTFVENKGIVVNEPSVVTMDTYKNKILNYGETAKKLLGRIPGNVVAKRPVIAGNIVDFNATEAIIKRAIKKSVGKNFFRPNVLVCIASELTQVQKRAITQAVKLAGANNVVLLEETITAAIGCGVNINDPSGTMVVDIGAGKTDISIISNGEIIIAKSLNVGGNTIDQAIADFIRTRYNMLIGENTAEIIKLSAARAYPTNDGSMYEIKGRNVMNGLPMHIFVNDSDIAHAIGMTLNKILNAITETLEKTPPELIADISEKGLILTGGTSQIPGLVELITDRTRLEVLNPENPELMVIKGAGRFLKNVDFSNDEIEYLDELKRHVLEQKEQLRKR from the coding sequence ATGAAGTATTTTAGAAAAACTCTTGCCATTGATTTTGGAACATCAAAGGTAGTAACTTTCGTTGAAAATAAAGGTATCGTAGTGAATGAGCCATCTGTGGTTACTATGGATACTTATAAAAATAAAATTTTAAATTATGGAGAAACTGCAAAAAAATTATTAGGACGTATTCCAGGAAATGTAGTTGCAAAAAGGCCAGTAATTGCAGGAAATATTGTAGATTTTAATGCAACAGAAGCTATTATAAAAAGAGCAATAAAAAAATCTGTTGGAAAAAACTTTTTTAGACCTAATGTTTTAGTCTGTATTGCCAGTGAATTGACTCAAGTACAAAAAAGAGCAATAACTCAAGCTGTAAAACTTGCAGGGGCTAATAATGTTGTACTTTTAGAAGAAACAATAACTGCCGCAATAGGTTGTGGTGTAAATATAAACGATCCATCAGGTACTATGGTTGTTGATATCGGAGCAGGAAAAACAGATATTTCTATTATTTCTAATGGTGAAATAATCATTGCAAAAAGTTTAAATGTAGGTGGAAATACAATTGACCAAGCAATCGCAGACTTCATTCGTACAAGATATAATATGTTAATAGGAGAAAATACTGCAGAAATTATCAAATTATCAGCTGCAAGAGCCTATCCTACTAATGACGGTTCAATGTATGAAATTAAAGGAAGAAATGTTATGAATGGTCTTCCAATGCATATTTTTGTAAATGATTCAGATATTGCACATGCGATTGGAATGACATTAAATAAAATTTTAAATGCTATAACAGAAACTTTGGAAAAAACTCCTCCTGAATTAATTGCAGATATTTCTGAAAAAGGTTTAATTCTTACTGGAGGTACATCTCAAATTCCTGGTCTTGTTGAATTGATAACAGATAGAACTCGTTTAGAAGTTTTAAACCCAGAAAATCCTGAATTAATGGTAATAAAAGGTGCAGGAAGATTTTTGAAGAATGTTGATTTTTCAAATGATGAAATAGAATATTTAGACGAATTAAAACGACATGTTTTAGAACAAAAAGAACAATTAAGAAAGAGATAA
- a CDS encoding NAD(P)H-dependent oxidoreductase, with amino-acid sequence MFRMKNKLNNLYNANKEVKFALIGAGKMGKGLVNQLSRIKGLTSSVVIDEKPEKAMEALISSGVRKSDITTSDNIKIIENSIKNGMYVVSDDYTIACKLQDIKGVVDATGNPPFGAILAMDAIENRKHTIMLNVECDAVIGPYLFNLAKKKNVIYTGSAGDEPGAIMELADFALGAGFKLLAVGKGKNNPLNHYITEDEVREEAISKGLYPKMLAGFIDGTNTMIELTSAANALGFIPDVIGCHGPNATPAELAKIFSLKEQGGILNNYKTVDFAFGVAPGVYAIVTSDSDEVHDLMKYLKMGDGPNYAIYRPYHLTSLETPITIYNAIVEKESTIVPACGQVSDTITVAKRDLKAGEILEGIGGKSVFGKITSHADQKNRNLLPIAMITKKTKLKVDVKKDELITLDMVELDEDHIITKLRRKQDKLGL; translated from the coding sequence ATGTTTAGAATGAAAAACAAACTTAACAATTTATATAATGCAAATAAAGAAGTTAAGTTTGCGCTTATTGGAGCTGGGAAAATGGGGAAAGGACTTGTTAATCAACTTTCTAGAATTAAAGGTCTTACAAGTTCTGTTGTAATAGATGAAAAACCAGAAAAAGCTATGGAAGCTCTTATTTCTTCCGGCGTTAGAAAGTCAGATATTACTACAAGTGATAATATAAAAATAATTGAAAATTCTATAAAAAATGGTATGTATGTCGTTTCTGATGATTATACTATTGCTTGCAAATTACAAGATATAAAAGGGGTTGTTGATGCAACTGGGAATCCTCCTTTTGGTGCGATTTTAGCAATGGATGCAATTGAAAATAGAAAACATACAATTATGTTGAATGTTGAATGTGATGCAGTTATTGGACCGTATTTATTCAATTTAGCAAAAAAGAAAAATGTTATTTATACTGGATCTGCTGGAGATGAACCAGGTGCAATAATGGAACTTGCAGATTTTGCTTTAGGTGCAGGTTTTAAACTTCTTGCAGTTGGAAAGGGAAAGAATAATCCGCTTAATCATTATATTACAGAAGATGAAGTCAGAGAAGAGGCGATTTCAAAGGGACTTTATCCAAAAATGCTTGCAGGCTTTATTGATGGAACTAATACTATGATTGAACTTACAAGTGCTGCGAATGCCTTAGGATTTATTCCTGATGTTATCGGCTGTCATGGACCAAATGCTACACCTGCAGAACTAGCTAAAATTTTTTCTCTTAAAGAGCAAGGAGGAATTTTAAATAATTATAAGACTGTGGATTTTGCTTTTGGAGTAGCACCAGGAGTTTATGCTATCGTAACAAGTGATAGTGACGAAGTTCATGATTTAATGAAGTATTTAAAAATGGGTGATGGCCCAAATTATGCTATATACAGACCTTATCATTTAACAAGTCTAGAAACACCAATAACTATATATAATGCAATTGTTGAAAAAGAATCAACTATTGTCCCAGCTTGTGGACAAGTTTCAGATACAATTACAGTTGCAAAAAGAGATTTGAAAGCAGGAGAAATTTTAGAGGGAATTGGTGGAAAATCCGTTTTTGGTAAAATAACAAGCCATGCAGATCAAAAAAATAGAAATCTTTTGCCAATTGCTATGATTACTAAAAAAACTAAGTTAAAAGTTGATGTTAAAAAAGATGAGCTTATTACTCTTGATATGGTTGAATTGGATGAAGACCATATTATAACTAAACTTAGAAGAAAGCAAGATAAATTAGGACTTTAG